In a single window of the Streptomyces sp. NBC_00285 genome:
- a CDS encoding BNR repeat-containing protein, producing MKRRTLLSAALAGAVMTPAFTSGTARAADPGPSVTRTGTTTLDTQAVFFVSYDGLVNNNSFQKNGLLTYKGYQYAVWYTADKNAVVGRRVLGGSTWSTVQVGHTLKSSDSHNVISMGVSKVDGRLHLNMDSHSDGFTYVKSVAGLMDNPAGLSWTAARFGSPQSTLDGVALTSQFTYPQFVSTPEGKLQLSYRVGISGNGRNALAEYDGSSWTNLGEWSASTGTYTSEHGSSTVRNMYLHGIDYDRNGRLHSFFTWREQNGAVMCSSGGITNHDTGYVYSDDRGRTWRNAAGTAVGTTGGSDKVTVGETGLVVDALNPDHSLMNQESQFTDSAGLPHAIISYVPGRFGQCTTNYVSDRTANGRAFHLRRNSSGSWQKTEIPVALGSSQRTKLILDKYDNAYAIFPFGRIAAASKASGYTDWTVLFDGSGLNAFGEVVIDEMRVAQDNVLSFMYQEKSTGTTTPSALHVVDFALPA from the coding sequence ATGAAGAGACGTACGCTGCTGAGCGCAGCCCTCGCCGGAGCCGTGATGACCCCTGCCTTCACCAGCGGCACAGCCCGCGCCGCCGACCCCGGTCCCTCCGTCACCCGCACCGGCACCACCACGCTCGACACCCAGGCCGTCTTCTTCGTGTCCTACGACGGCCTGGTCAACAACAACTCGTTCCAGAAGAACGGCCTGTTGACCTACAAGGGCTACCAGTACGCGGTCTGGTACACCGCCGACAAGAACGCCGTCGTCGGCCGCCGTGTCCTCGGGGGCAGCACCTGGTCCACCGTCCAGGTCGGCCACACCCTGAAGTCCAGCGACTCCCACAACGTCATCTCCATGGGCGTCTCCAAGGTGGACGGCCGCCTCCACCTCAACATGGACTCCCACAGCGACGGCTTCACCTACGTCAAGTCGGTCGCCGGCCTCATGGACAACCCGGCCGGCCTGAGCTGGACCGCCGCCCGCTTCGGGTCCCCCCAGTCCACGCTGGACGGCGTGGCCCTGACGAGCCAGTTCACCTACCCCCAGTTCGTCTCCACCCCCGAGGGCAAGCTCCAGCTCAGCTACCGGGTCGGGATCTCCGGCAACGGCCGCAACGCCCTCGCGGAGTACGACGGTTCGAGCTGGACCAACCTCGGCGAGTGGTCCGCCTCCACCGGCACCTACACCAGCGAGCACGGCTCCAGCACGGTGCGCAACATGTACCTGCACGGCATCGACTACGACAGGAACGGCCGGCTGCACTCCTTCTTCACCTGGCGCGAGCAGAACGGCGCGGTGATGTGCTCCAGTGGCGGCATCACCAACCACGACACCGGCTACGTCTACTCCGACGACCGCGGCCGCACCTGGCGCAACGCCGCCGGGACGGCGGTCGGCACCACCGGCGGCTCCGACAAGGTCACCGTCGGCGAAACCGGCCTGGTGGTCGACGCGCTGAACCCGGACCACTCCCTGATGAACCAGGAGAGCCAGTTCACGGACTCCGCAGGCCTGCCGCACGCGATCATCTCGTACGTGCCCGGCCGCTTCGGCCAGTGCACGACCAACTACGTCTCCGACCGCACCGCCAACGGCCGCGCGTTCCACCTGCGCAGGAACTCCTCGGGCAGCTGGCAGAAGACCGAGATCCCGGTCGCTCTGGGCTCCAGCCAGCGCACCAAGCTGATCCTGGACAAGTACGACAACGCCTACGCGATCTTCCCCTTCGGCCGGATCGCCGCCGCCTCCAAGGCGTCCGGTTACACCGACTGGACGGTCCTGTTCGACGGCAGCGGGCTGAACGCCTTCGGCGAGGTCGTGATCGACGAGATGCGGGTCGCCCAGGACAACGTGCTGTCGTTCATGTACCAGGAGAAGTCCACCGGTACGACGACGCCGTCGGCACTGCACGTCGTCGACTTCGCGCTGCCCGCCTGA
- a CDS encoding LacI family DNA-binding transcriptional regulator: MAQSVGIKDVARAAGVSVGTVSNVINRPDSVATETRARVLSAIDRLGYVRSESARQLRAGRSRIMGLLVLDMGNPFFVDVARGAERAARDDGLGVMVCNSAQSASEEAEYLSLFAEQRVRGVLLTPSDASGRNIESFRRHGIPFVLVDRVAEGTTECSVSVDDVAGGALAVRHLVDAGHRSIAYVSGPPGLNQVRDRRTGALNALTEAGLDPQSLRELPTERLDVAAGRDAGARLLGLADRPTAVFCANDLLALGVLQAMYAAGITVPDDLAIVGYDDIEFAAAAAVPLTSVRQPAVTMGALAAELLLEETEAETTGKRHEHRRVVLQPELVVRRSSLAAR; the protein is encoded by the coding sequence ATGGCCCAGTCGGTGGGTATCAAGGACGTCGCCCGTGCAGCCGGAGTCTCCGTCGGCACGGTCTCCAACGTCATCAACCGCCCGGACTCCGTCGCCACGGAGACCCGGGCGCGCGTCCTGTCGGCGATAGACCGGCTCGGATACGTCCGCAGCGAGTCCGCACGTCAGCTGCGCGCAGGCCGCAGCCGGATCATGGGCCTGCTCGTCCTCGACATGGGCAACCCGTTCTTCGTCGACGTGGCGCGCGGCGCCGAACGCGCCGCCCGCGACGACGGCCTCGGCGTGATGGTCTGCAACAGCGCCCAGAGCGCGAGCGAGGAGGCCGAGTACCTGTCCCTCTTCGCCGAACAGCGGGTCCGCGGTGTGCTGCTGACCCCGAGCGACGCGTCCGGCCGCAACATCGAATCCTTCCGCCGCCACGGCATCCCCTTCGTCCTCGTCGACCGGGTGGCCGAGGGCACCACCGAGTGCTCGGTCTCCGTCGACGACGTGGCCGGCGGCGCCCTGGCCGTACGCCACCTCGTGGACGCCGGCCACCGCTCCATCGCCTATGTCAGCGGCCCGCCCGGCCTCAACCAGGTCCGCGACCGCCGCACCGGCGCCCTGAACGCCCTCACCGAGGCGGGCCTGGACCCGCAGAGCCTGCGCGAGCTGCCCACCGAACGGCTCGACGTGGCCGCCGGCCGGGACGCAGGTGCCCGCCTCCTCGGCCTCGCCGACCGCCCGACCGCCGTGTTCTGCGCCAACGACCTCCTCGCCCTCGGTGTCCTGCAGGCCATGTACGCGGCCGGCATAACGGTCCCCGACGACCTCGCCATCGTCGGCTACGACGACATCGAGTTCGCCGCCGCCGCGGCCGTCCCGCTCACCTCCGTCCGCCAGCCCGCCGTCACCATGGGCGCCCTGGCCGCCGAACTGCTCCTGGAGGAGACGGAGGCGGAGACCACCGGCAAGCGGCACGAGCACCGCCGCGTGGTCCTGCAGCCCGAACTGGTGGTGCGCCGCTCCAGCCTCGCGGCGCGCTGA
- a CDS encoding ABC transporter permease has product MTVTTPQQAPPAEVPKAGATRLVDRVFKMRELAILAVFLVMIVVTQIGNSDFLSEQGIKDLLLNATILVLVATGQSLVVITRNVDLSVGSTLGITAFAAGTYLQGGGNPVLAVILAILLGIGCGLVNGLLVSLGQVPALVVTLGTLYIIRGIDSIWVGSRQITAANLSNGFIDFGSGGISAVPYLALIALAVLVATAYYLKHFGSGRELYALGSNPEAARLAGIPVRKRILAAYTFCGALAGLAGAMYLARFGNVDSGTGTGYELTVVSAVVVGGVVFTGGSGSVYGAALGALLLTSINSVLPALGVSSVWVLAINGILLILAIAVDRVVALRVASALKKRNARHA; this is encoded by the coding sequence ATGACGGTGACCACTCCTCAGCAGGCCCCTCCCGCGGAGGTGCCCAAGGCCGGTGCCACCCGGCTCGTCGACCGCGTGTTCAAGATGCGCGAACTCGCCATCCTGGCCGTCTTCCTGGTGATGATCGTCGTCACCCAGATCGGGAACAGCGACTTCCTGTCCGAACAGGGCATCAAGGACCTGCTCCTCAACGCCACGATCCTCGTCCTGGTCGCCACCGGCCAGTCCCTGGTCGTCATCACCCGCAACGTCGACCTGTCGGTCGGCTCCACACTCGGCATCACGGCCTTCGCCGCCGGCACCTATCTGCAGGGCGGCGGGAACCCCGTCCTCGCGGTGATCCTCGCGATCCTGCTCGGGATCGGCTGCGGCCTGGTCAACGGCCTCCTCGTCAGCCTCGGCCAGGTGCCCGCGCTGGTGGTCACCCTCGGCACGCTGTACATCATCCGGGGCATCGACTCCATCTGGGTCGGATCCCGCCAGATCACCGCGGCGAACCTCTCCAACGGGTTCATCGACTTCGGCTCCGGCGGCATCTCGGCCGTGCCCTACCTGGCCCTGATCGCGCTGGCCGTCCTCGTCGCCACCGCCTACTACCTCAAGCACTTCGGCAGCGGACGCGAGCTGTACGCACTCGGCTCCAACCCCGAGGCCGCACGGCTCGCCGGCATCCCGGTGCGCAAGCGCATCCTGGCCGCGTACACCTTCTGCGGCGCCCTGGCCGGTCTCGCCGGCGCCATGTACCTGGCCCGGTTCGGCAACGTCGACTCCGGCACCGGCACCGGCTACGAACTGACCGTCGTCAGCGCGGTCGTGGTCGGCGGCGTCGTCTTCACCGGCGGCTCCGGCAGCGTCTACGGCGCCGCCCTCGGCGCCCTGCTGCTGACCTCCATCAACAGTGTGCTGCCCGCCCTCGGCGTCAGTTCGGTCTGGGTGCTGGCCATCAACGGCATCCTGCTCATCCTCGCCATCGCGGTCGACCGGGTCGTCGCGCTGCGCGTGGCCTCCGCCCTGAAGAAGAGGAACGCCCGCCATGCCTGA
- the rhaS gene encoding rhamnose ABC transporter substrate-binding protein, translated as MRKSSIRRACAALAAGTSLALALTACGGTTKKDVQDEGASAASTAKADPNAATKKGLTVGFLPKQVNNPYFTSADKGGETALTELGSKYKEVGPSSATDTAGQVSYVNTLTQQQVNAMAVSAQDPGALCTALKQAMTNKIKVVTYDSDTKPECRNAFVSQASAEDLGRTEVQLLAEQIGYKGEIAILSAAQTATNQNTWIDFMKEELKGDKYKNIKLVKVAYGNDDAQQSFQQTQGLLQEYPNLKGIISPTTVGIKAAAQYLSGSKYKGKVKLTGLGTPNDMRKYVKNGTVEGFELWDPAKLGALAAQTAVALVSGQISGKEGETFKAGGTTYTIGKDGVINLGKPTVFDAKNIDQFNF; from the coding sequence ATGCGCAAGTCATCGATCCGTCGTGCCTGTGCGGCCCTCGCCGCCGGAACCTCTCTCGCTCTCGCCCTGACCGCCTGCGGCGGAACCACCAAGAAGGACGTGCAGGACGAGGGCGCCTCGGCCGCCTCGACCGCCAAGGCCGATCCGAACGCGGCCACCAAGAAGGGCCTGACCGTCGGCTTCCTGCCCAAGCAGGTCAACAACCCCTACTTCACCTCCGCCGACAAGGGCGGCGAGACGGCCCTGACGGAACTGGGCTCGAAGTACAAGGAGGTCGGCCCCTCCAGCGCCACCGACACCGCGGGCCAGGTCTCCTACGTCAACACGCTCACCCAGCAGCAGGTCAATGCGATGGCCGTGTCCGCGCAGGACCCGGGCGCCCTGTGCACCGCGCTCAAGCAGGCGATGACCAACAAGATCAAGGTCGTCACCTACGACTCCGACACCAAGCCCGAGTGCCGCAACGCCTTCGTCTCGCAGGCCTCCGCCGAGGACCTGGGCCGCACCGAGGTCCAGCTGCTCGCCGAGCAGATCGGCTACAAGGGCGAGATCGCGATCCTGTCCGCCGCACAGACCGCGACGAACCAGAACACCTGGATCGACTTCATGAAGGAGGAACTGAAGGGCGACAAGTACAAGAACATCAAGCTCGTCAAGGTCGCGTACGGCAACGACGACGCCCAGCAGTCCTTCCAGCAGACCCAGGGCCTGCTCCAGGAGTACCCGAACCTGAAGGGGATCATCTCCCCGACCACCGTCGGCATCAAGGCCGCCGCGCAGTACCTGTCCGGCTCCAAGTACAAGGGCAAGGTCAAGCTGACCGGCCTCGGCACCCCCAACGACATGCGCAAGTACGTCAAGAACGGCACCGTCGAGGGCTTCGAGCTGTGGGACCCGGCGAAGCTCGGCGCGCTGGCCGCGCAGACGGCCGTCGCGCTGGTCTCGGGCCAGATCTCCGGCAAGGAGGGCGAGACCTTCAAGGCCGGCGGCACCACGTACACCATCGGCAAGGACGGCGTGATCAACCTCGGCAAGCCGACCGTGTTCGACGCCAAGAACATCGACCAGTTCAACTTCTAG
- a CDS encoding L-rhamnose mutarotase, translated as MQRVCFLLKVRADRLDEYRERHAAVWPEMLQALSATGWHNYSLFLREDGLLVGYLETEDFAAAQAGMAAAEVNARWQKEMAPFFESLDGARPDEAMKPLTEVFHLA; from the coding sequence ATGCAACGCGTGTGCTTCCTGCTGAAGGTCCGTGCGGACCGTCTGGACGAGTACCGCGAGCGGCACGCCGCCGTGTGGCCGGAGATGCTTCAGGCGCTCTCGGCCACCGGCTGGCACAACTACTCGCTCTTCCTGCGCGAAGACGGCCTGCTGGTCGGCTACTTGGAGACCGAGGACTTCGCCGCCGCCCAGGCCGGCATGGCGGCCGCCGAGGTCAACGCCCGCTGGCAGAAGGAGATGGCGCCGTTCTTCGAGTCGCTGGACGGCGCCCGCCCCGACGAAGCCATGAAACCGCTCACCGAAGTGTTCCACCTCGCCTGA
- a CDS encoding ABC transporter permease → MPESSGRASRWSLRWDGAVGALLVVVLLLSFTTVDGFGNALNLSFLIGNTLPIALIALPMTLLVVSGEIDLSVASTAGLSGSVMGVLWNQGLTIEMIIPICLLLGVVCGLVNGLLVTRLGLPSLAVTIGTLAAYRGIAQIVLGSDAVTDFPTQYLNFAAGRIGDTFLPQAFLPFLVLFAIAVVVLHATPFGRSTFATGASEEAARFAGIRVKRQKLILFTVTGLMASLTGIFWALHYASARYDNATGLELSVIAAVLLGGIDFDGGKGTLGGAIAGVFLLGALQNVMSLQDVSAQSQIVVTGVLLVLSVLGPRVARQIAVARAGRRAASTPAP, encoded by the coding sequence ATGCCTGAGTCCTCCGGCCGCGCGAGCCGCTGGTCCCTGAGGTGGGACGGGGCTGTCGGCGCCCTGTTGGTCGTCGTCCTGCTGCTGTCCTTCACGACGGTCGACGGCTTCGGCAACGCCCTCAACCTGTCGTTCCTGATCGGGAACACCCTGCCGATCGCCCTGATCGCCCTGCCGATGACCCTCCTGGTGGTCTCCGGCGAGATCGATCTCTCCGTCGCCTCCACCGCCGGACTGTCCGGCTCGGTGATGGGCGTCCTGTGGAACCAGGGCCTGACGATCGAGATGATCATCCCGATCTGCCTGCTGCTCGGCGTGGTGTGCGGCCTGGTCAACGGCCTGCTCGTCACCCGGCTCGGCCTGCCGTCCCTCGCCGTCACCATCGGCACCCTCGCCGCCTACCGGGGCATCGCGCAGATCGTGCTCGGCTCCGACGCGGTGACCGACTTCCCGACGCAGTACCTGAACTTCGCGGCCGGGCGGATCGGCGACACCTTCCTCCCGCAGGCCTTCCTGCCCTTCCTCGTGCTGTTCGCGATCGCCGTGGTCGTCCTGCACGCCACACCGTTCGGACGGTCCACGTTCGCGACCGGTGCCAGCGAGGAGGCCGCACGGTTCGCGGGCATCCGGGTCAAGCGCCAAAAGCTCATCCTGTTCACGGTGACCGGGCTGATGGCCTCGCTCACCGGCATCTTCTGGGCGCTGCACTACGCCAGCGCCCGCTACGACAACGCGACCGGGCTCGAACTGTCCGTCATCGCCGCGGTGCTGCTCGGCGGCATCGACTTCGACGGAGGCAAGGGCACCCTCGGTGGCGCCATCGCCGGCGTGTTCCTGCTGGGCGCCCTGCAGAACGTCATGAGCCTTCAGGACGTCTCGGCGCAGTCCCAGATCGTCGTCACCGGCGTACTTCTGGTTCTCTCCGTGCTCGGCCCCCGGGTCGCACGGCAGATCGCGGTGGCGAGGGCGGGCCGCAGAGCCGCCTCGACTCCGGCCCCCTAG